A single window of Loxodonta africana isolate mLoxAfr1 chromosome 10, mLoxAfr1.hap2, whole genome shotgun sequence DNA harbors:
- the CCDC198 gene encoding factor associated with metabolism and energy — translation MGLGHSKAHPRVTKVAPLQNKGEETPSACPVDFAFSQNLEEKSLYSFSTLQDRTKALEGQLPPLRETWYGRYSAVPRAMYFDIPLEKRETSIIKRHPPRRLQKLEPIDLPQVITSERLLSQQEARTTHKAKELEKKMQTPTCISGKRQYLHKMQMLEMNRKRQEAQMELKKNLHREARINKQKLREHKAKKILQSPRDEDHDLLTWLPDETENRSPGNSWNAELLGHQAGNDYCPRKIGKIETWLREQETQGQLFWDGSSSDSDESGKNEKKPRALVRTRTERIPLFDEFFDQE, via the exons ATGGGCCTGGGCCACTCTAAGGCTCACCCTAGGGTGACCAAAGTAGCACCTCTACAAAACAAAGGGGAAGAGACTCCCTCAGCCTGCCCTGTGGACTTTGCATTCAGTCAGAATCTGGAAGAAAAGAGTCTGTATTCCTTCTCAACACTGCAGGACCGAACTAAAGCTTTGGAAGGGCAGCTGCCGCCTCTACGAGAGACTTGGTATGGAAGATATTCTGCAG TGCCCAGGGCCATGTATTTTGACATCCCActggaaaagagagaaacaagtaTTATTAAAAGGCATCCACCCCGAAGACTTCAA AAGCTTGAACCCATTGACCTGCCACAAGTAATTACTTCTGAAAGGCTCCTGAGccagcaagaagctaggacaacACACAAAGCAAAG GAACTGGAAAAGAAGATGCAAACACCAACATGTATTTCTGGGAAAAGACAATATTTACATAAGATGCAAATGCTGGAAATGAACCGTAAAAGACAAgag GCTCAaatggaattgaagaaaaatcttCACAGGGAGGCaagaataaataagcaaaaactAAGGGAGCATAAAGCCAAGAAAATTCTTCAAAGCCCAAGGGATGAGGACCATGATCTTCTGACCTGGTTACCtgatgaaacagagaacagaagtcCAG gAAATTCATGGAATGCAGAATTATTAGGCCATCAAGCAGGGAATGACTATTGTCCCCGAAAAATTGGCAAAATTGAAACATGGCTCCGTGAACAAGAGACTCAGGGACAGCTTTTCTGGGATGGTTCTAGCTCTGACTCAGATGAGTCgggcaaaaatgagaagaaaccacGAGCACTGGTGAGGACCAGGACAGAGAGAATCCCACTTTTTGATGAGTTTTTTGATCAGGAATAA